The following are encoded in a window of Harmonia axyridis chromosome 7, icHarAxyr1.1, whole genome shotgun sequence genomic DNA:
- the LOC123684344 gene encoding hrp65 protein-like: MEAKEGDCVESTTAPEEGTNEVQSLDNKDKSDDLLPRRGTRSSGRHEHRNLTSDRRSHVGGNDSFDQFGKRGNRDFDREQGYFASRGRDSGNRQEDVGWNTSNYLCEKLYEISGPTHQLPTLDMSEKKFNGRNKLYVGNLPANITEEAFKTMFTEYGEICDVFVNSEKRFGFLVFDYHRNAAKAKQELDGKFLNNDRQLKVRFSSRGATIKVSNLAPTVTNELLHYAFSVFGEIEKAIVFKDEHGHSTGVGEIDFARKKSAVQAVKVCTEGCFFLTSSLRPCIAEFFEPNLDNDGFSEKCIVWRNNEFLKDRDMGPWQAKPNSFEHQFGTDWKQLRHLFKKKEEALKKELLIEEEKMMARMEFVKFEYETEMLKKQLEERELYRQQHKINLEKKERLADEMISKNELEIRKTEEQIMAKFARHEEEMLLKQKESIYGQEERPSINFYEPPTNPRWAGNRHSYWQQETVPQPNDEEASQGSAGRNNFLEEPGQVWKRLDKDCVAGDDLFERRGNQMTTDGEYQQGWKRACPEDYHYAKRNRY; the protein is encoded by the exons ATGGAAGCAAAAGAAGGAGATTGTGTAGAAAGCACCACTGCACCTGAGGAAGGAACTAATGAGGTGCAATCCCTTGATAATAAGGACAAAAGTGATGATCTTTTACCTCGAAGAGGAACCAGATCCAGCGGAAGACATGAACATAGAAATTTGACTAGTGATAGACGTAGTCACGTAGGAGGAAATGACAGTTTTGATCAATTTGGTAAAAGAGGAAATCGAGATTTCGACCGTGAACAAGGATATTTTGCTAGTAGGGGTAGAGATTCTGGAAATCGTCAAGAAGATGTTGGGTGGAATACTTCAAATTACCTCTgtgaaaaattgtatgaaatatcTGGACCTACTCACCAATTACCTACATTGGATATGAGTGAGAAAAAGTTCAATGGAAGAAACAAATTGTATGTTGGAAACCTTCCAGCCAATATAACTGAAGAAGCTTTCAAAACCATGTTTACTGAATATGGAGAGATTTGTGATGTTTTCGTGAATTCAGAAAAACGTTTTGGTTTTTTGGTATTTGATTATCATAGAAATGCTGCGAAAGCTAAACAGGAATTAGATGGCAAATTTCTCAACAATGACCGCCAGTTGAAAGTAAGATTTTCATCTAGAGGTGCAACCATAAAAGTTTCTAATTTAGCACCAACAGTTACAAATGAACTTTTGCATTATGCATTCAGTGTGTTTGGTGAAATTGAAAAGGCAATTGTATTTAAAGATGAGCATGGTCATTCTACTGGAGTTGGTGAGATtgattttgcaagaaaaaaaagTGCAGTACAAGCTGTCAAAGTATGTACAGAAGGCTGCTTCTTCTTAACAAGTTCTCTAAGACCTTGTATAGCAGAATTTTTTGAACCTAACTTAGATAATGATGGATTCAGTGAAAAATGTATTGTTTggagaaataatgaatttttgaaggatCGAGATATGGGGCCTTGGCAAGCTAAGCCTAACTCTTTTGAACACCAATTTGGGACTGATTGGAAACAACTAAGGCATCTCTTCAAAAAGAAAGAGGAAGCTTTAAAGAAAGAATTGCTTATTGAGGAAGAGAAAATGATGGCAAGAATGGAGTTtgtcaaatttgaatatgagaCTGAAATGCTCAAAAAACAACTCGAAGAAAGGGAACTGTACCGCCAGCAACATAAAATTAACTTGGAAAAGAAAGAGAGATTGGCAGATGAGATGATATCTAAAAATGAATTGGAAATAAGAAAGACCGAGGAACAGATTATGGCAAAATTTGCTAGACATGAAGAAGAAATGTTACTGAAACAAAAAGAGAGTATATATGGTCAAGAAGAGAGACCATCCATTAA TTTTTATGAACCTCCCACTAATCCAAGATGGGCTGGTAATCGTCACAGCTACTGGCAACAAGAAACTGTGCCGCAACCAAATGATGAAGAGGCTTCCCAAGGATCTGCAGGTCGAAATAATTTTCTGGAAGAACCTGGACAAGTCTGGAAACGTTTAGATAAGGACTGTGTGGCTGGAGATGATTTGTTTGAAAGAAGGGGAAATCAAATGACGACCGATGGAGAATATCAACAAGGATGGAAAAGAGCATGTCCTGAGGATTATCATTATGCAAAGCGAAACCGTTATTAA
- the LOC123684123 gene encoding 39S ribosomal protein L28, mitochondrial, whose amino-acid sequence MNSRVFKNLGSFNTLEVFEKGTGALLPEAYKKFFNEWIIQKPVAVHYIPEVEKWKRNELTGKVKPVQDTPIPMVYAVESNNQLWGGEGIIQGFIKRSKYNRRVPHFWVPTLRRTVIYSEILDKYMSVVVTDRTINLINSNYGFDHYLLKTPACDLKSLLALRLKRRILKDLYDECPAFEKGSEKHKRVMLEYKKYLESYTREEVEWYGYTFPEACKKMEALLAEQKKLIPLKHIYRANLIEKLKMEENKKETDREDIQLSATTSWLHKMNPFGSKQET is encoded by the exons ATGAATTCTAGG GTCTTCAAAAATTTGGGCTCCTTCAATACCCTTGAAGTATTCGAAAAAGGAACTGGTGCTTTGCTTCCAGAAGCttataaaaagtttttcaacgAGTGGATAATTCAAAAGCCTGTTGCTGTTCACTATATTCCAGAAGTAGAGAAATGGAAACGAAATGAATTAACTGGAAAAGT AAAGCCTGTTCAAGACACACCGATTCCAATGGTATATGCAGTCGAAAGTAATAATCAATTGTGGGGTGGAGAAGGAATTATTCAAGGATTTATAAAACGAAGTAAATATAACAGAAGGGTACCACACTTTTGGGTACCTACATTACGTCGAACAGTTATTTACAGtgaaattcttgataaatataTGTCAGTTGTGGTCACTGATAGAACAATTAAtttaatcaattcaaattacGGATTTGATCACTACCTATTGAAG ACACCAGCATGCGACTTGAAATCTCTTTTAGCATTGAGATTaaagagaagaatattgaaagaccTTTATGATGAATGCCCAGCTTTTGAAAAAGGTTCTGAGAAGCATAAGCGAGTTATgttagaatataaaaaatatttggaatct TATACTAGAGAAGAAGTAGAATGGTATGGTTACACATTTCCAGAAGCTTGTAAGAAAATGGAAGCTTTATTAGCAGAACAAAAGAAACTTATTCCATTAAAACATATCTATAGGGCTAATCTTATAGAAAAACTTaaaatggaagaaaataaaaaagaaacagATAGAGAGGATATTCAATTGAG TGCGACTACATCTTGGTTACATAAAATGAATCCATTTGGAAGTAAGCAGGAGACATAA